Within the Siniperca chuatsi isolate FFG_IHB_CAS linkage group LG18, ASM2008510v1, whole genome shotgun sequence genome, the region ACCAGTAAGTGATCAGCTTACTCAGTTGAGTAACGGCATGCCCTGATACATTTAGATATTACTGTACAGCATGACACATTCATTTTGATCAATGTGTGTATTGAATGGATGCAACTAATAGCTATCTATCCTTCCTTGTgctatctctctccctctctctctcgccgcAGTGGCCTGTAAAGCAGCACCAGATACAGGACCGTGTTTTGGGCTGCACCAGCGTTACTTTTACAATTCCTCCTCAATGAGCTGCGAACTCTTCAAGTATGGAGGGTGTTTGGGCAACCAGAACAACtttgaaaatgagagagagtgtCTGCAGAGATGTCGTACGGAGGGTGAGGAGTGAAACATCTGCATATGGAATGATTATACATGCAGCATCAATCTTTTTGCCCACTGCTAGTTTATTctgcaatattttgttttgtttagttttgtttgcatttcttctttcaaatttGTAATGGCCATTTCCCCATGTACTACTAACAGCTGTTGGGGTTGTGCTGGGAAGGATGTTGAATACCATATCAATACTCCAAAACACAAGCAGTTGTAGCCACATCTTTTTACCAACCAGTAGAAGTTGCTGGTGCAGCAACAGGGATATGATCCCGCATTGGGTTACCACCCACAAATACTGTTGATTGTGTCCAAGGAGGCTCCCTGCCAAGCCTGAAGAAGGGGATTGGGCTTCCCATCTGTTGGCCAGAATTAAGTAATATTCCCTGTTATGATGCTCAGGTGTgagctgtggaaaaaaaaaaaaaaaaaaacctggaaatacatgaaaatatcAACACTCATCTGTTCTGTCTCCCCAGCTGTGTGCCGTCTGCCCATGGCACCGGAACCCTGCACAGGCCAGCCACCAATCTGGGCCTTCGACTCCAGCGCCGGTCTGTGTGTGCCCTACAAACAGGGCTTCTGCCAGGCCAACGCCAACAAGTTCTACAGCAAAGCCGAGTGTGAGGAGTACTGCGGGGTGGTGAATGATGGTGAGAAGATAAaggagatataaagaaatacagaaacacagaacagaaacacaaacacatctagATTACCCAGCCTATGGCAAACCCACAGCCTCACATACCTGTTAAAGAAAGGGAATTCTGCACACTGGCATAAATGCCGATGCCTGATAAACACCACAAGGAAAACTGCCTGTAGAACTTCTACAGTATGTATTCATGCAAATGCGAcactaaaaaacacattaaatctcCACCCACATATGATAAAAgtattgaatttatttttactctttgACAGACGGAGAGTTGCTGAAGGCAAACTGAGTGAAATGAGGAAACGTCGCTGCTCATCTGAACTCGTACAGAAAtgcaacatgaaataaaataatgtgaaGTTATACCCCACCAATAAAACAAGCCATtactctttttgttttctgacatttcttgtttgttactgttatttattattattcttgtttATTGCGTGTAGGATTCCCATTAGCTTCTGCTGATGCAATTGCTTCCTGGAGtccataaatacatacaaatgacacaaaaatcTGGACATGCTCCTTTTTCAGCTGCTTCAGATATCAGTTGTACCATGACGCCTTAGATTACGACCCACAAAGTACAGCTTAATTCTTCTCAATTTACAGTGGAATTTTTGGTACTAACGTTGGACCAGTACAGTACGTACTGATACATACAAGTAGGTACaagggaacaagatgtgaagttcCTTGAGTGCCGCACACAGGTCCAGTGTGTGGCAGCCGAGACTGTTGTTGCTTTAGAGATGATTTGTATAGCTATTGCCTGTTGTTTCTGCATTAGGTCTGCTCGGTCTTGTACGTAAATTTAAATTGTTTGACATTAGTTTACCTTTAGAAAAGATGTTAAGTTTGAAAGTTATGATATGACCCATGGCTCATTATATCATATTTCAATTTTGATATTGTGCAATGATTCTCAATAAAGTTTTGTTACTCCataacaacaatgacaacaacagTGATAATCCACATTAATCTGAACCACCTAAGGCTTCTGAAGTCCTCTGTAAGTACAATGTTATAGCCCTTACTGTAAGAAAGGCCTACTTTCAGTACAGTAACAGATTATGGCTTGTAGTATGTTCCTGACAATACTCTTTTCCCTGGATCTCTGTTTGTTCCAaagtagaaatataaatgtacccCGTGGTTATTTTGGAACTATGTAGTTAGCCTATCCTTATTTTATCATCACATGTATCCTACCCCTCCAGTGTAGGTAAGTAATatgatcattttgaaataatttacaGCAGATGTATCAAATCCTACGTAGAATGATTGTAATGATCATTCTACTTAGGAGATCGCTGTTTGTgccccgtgtgaaaccaaaagtcaatgttgacttatttttacttatgtaagttaagttacaCACGTAAATTAAGTTATGGACGTCATTTGACTTACGTGACCaacttattaatatttatacttctgtctatactgtatatagctcACCTATAGCGTATTCAAATTTGTACTACTGCGCTACTTATACTACCGTACTACATATTTTGCTTGCTGCACATGTTttgttactgtatatatatatatatcttagcATTTAATTTCATTCTGTTCGTACTGTTTACCTGttacatgtatatatacttatatgtatattttagcATATTCATATCTACcccttactgtttattttaatttatttattttaccactatacatatgtacattactCATCACTGCTTTTTGCATTTCTAgttagatgctaaactgcatttcattgtctCATTACTTGTActctgtgcaatgacaataaagtttaatctgATCTAATCTAATCCAAAAAAACAATGTAGTCCTGAATTAATCCAAATCTCTGACAGTTCTCTGACTATTTTAACCAGAGTCAAACTAGCTTGCAATCCTCGAATAAACCTGTCATTTCAGGATGTCCTATTGGAACAAGTTAAAGAAATCAGAGTACTGCATATCACTTTGAATTGCCATCTCTCATGTTCTCAGCACACTGattgcagaaaatgaaaagaggcATATGCACCAGCAGAAAGTGTTCTTCCTCCATGTGTTTAATATGAAAATTGTTATATCATCACTGGTTCTAACCCTCTAGTCTGCAGATAATAAGGACATACAAAAGCTAGATTAGCTCTGCACTGTCCAGATCACATTAGGATGGACTGAAGGCATTCCACACCCTTATGTCTACCTATCATCTGTTCATCACTTGATATTTTTATGATCCCTTCCATTAACCTGTTTACATTTGGACTTGCACCTTattgatctttttcttttttttttatttgcactcTATATATTTGCCCGGCTGGACAACAGTTTCCctcgggataaataaagttctgtctTATATTATCTTATTAAGACTTAACTTTGTCTTACCATCCTTTCATTCATCAGGAAAACCATTTTTTTTGGAGCATGTTACCAACTCACATCAACCCAATAATGATACAAAAGTGTCAAATTGCAAGTGAAATATAATTCACTGTGGATAACATGGTCAAGTGGAAATATCTAACTTTGTAATCATTTTATGGTCCTGTTATCTCTGTCTGGGTTATCTACTAATTCAGTCTTGTTTTATGGACAACAGGACACCACATCACTCTCctataaacaataaacaacaaacatcagccAAACAGAGTAATTAGTTATTTTATTGGTGATCtgttataaaataatttcagaTATTCTGTGAGTGCTGACACAAAATCATAATACTTCTTTAATGTGctgtaatgtatttatgtaatgCTGGTTCATGTGGTATCTCTCCATGATGAGTTCAGGTGAGCAGCGATGTTTCTTCATCTTACTTTTGCCTTCAGGAAACATTTTCTCCTGCACTGAATTTGAGTTGGTCTGCCGCAGAAAAGGACTTCCACAGAACAAATCCTTTACTTTGGGAGCCATTCTTCTATAAAAgagcaaaaatacattaaatgctTTTATCATATCTGGGTGGGGATTTGCTGTAACTTTGCatggacacatactgtatgtactgtacagtgaGTAGATACAGTTAAACACCAGAAACTATTTCACAGTCGTGTTATAAAGATGGATGTTCACAATCAATCAGCAGCCTTTGTCAGCTACAAAATAACTCAGGCAGTCAAAACTTTGATATGTGAGTTTTAAAAGCAACATGAGACAACTACAGCGCTCTGAGATGTGTGaaacatgttttgtatttcaccTTCAGTGTGACATCGCTGCATACACTCTGTCTCACTTTGAAAGTTATTCAGGTTGCCCCTACACCCTCCGTAGATGAAGACCTTGCAACTATTTGAGGAAGAGTTGTAGAAGTAACGTTTAAAACGCGCCTTGCATGGACCTGTTTTCGGCTGCACTTTACAGATCTctacaggaagagagaggggaaatagCGCAGAGAGGGAAGATGACTGTTAGTTGACTCTAATACATGCCACTACTGTATTGTTTCCACAGTCTGTTACTTTGTTGAACATCAGAATCAGGAACTCTCTTCCATTCAGGACACATTCATACCATCACTGCACaactaaatataaatgtaccACGTAAGTTGATCTCTTACCTATTCTACTGAACAGAGTTGTATCAACAGTAGGATTCTCCACGTCTGCAGGAGCCACAGAGGGCTCCACAGTACTGTTCACCTGCTGTATCACAGCCACAGACACTCGGTCAGAGATACAATCACACTTAAAACCTCATATTACAAATATTCCACATTGAACTTGTTTCAAGATTAAGTTAAACACTTTTCCAGTTTGGAAAATTCTGTAAGGTGTTATTCCAGCTCTCCACTGAAGCTATGTCACATTTTAAGAAGTGAGATTTTATTATCCAAAactttcttattattttttaatatctgCATCATTAAATCAAAGGGAAATTGTACTTGTCCTGTTTGTCCTGTTTGTCCTGTTCctgttaaaagaccaaaactacaTTAAATACTTTTATCATATCTGGGTGGGGATTTGCTGTAAATTTGCatggacacatactgtatgtactgtacagtgaGTAGATACAGTTAAACACCAGAAACTAGTGTTAAAAAGATTGATCATGTTAGGTTGAATGACAATCAGCAGCCTTTGTCAGCTACAAAATAACTCAGGCAGTCAAAACTTTGATATGTGAGTTTTAAAAGCAACATGAGACAACTACAGCGCTCTGAGATGTGTGAAACAAGTTTTGTATTTCACTCCTCACCTTCAGTGTGACATCGCTGCATACACTCTGTCTCATTTTTAAAGTTGTTCAGATTGCCCCTACACCCTCCGTAGATGAAGACCTTGCAGCTCATTGAGGAAGAGTTGTAGAAGTAACGTTCAACAAAGACCTTACATGGACCAATTTCTGGTGCTGCATCACAGACCTctacaggaagagagagaggaaaagccGCAGAGAGGGAAAATGACTGTTAGTTGACTCTAATACATGCCACTACTGTATTGTTTCCACAGTCTGTTACTTTGTTGAACATCAGAATCAGGAACTCTCTTCCATTCAGGACACATTCATACCATCACTGCACaactaaatataaatgtaccACGTAAGTTGATCTCTTACCTGTTCTACTGAACAGAGTTGTATCAACAGTAGGATTCTCCACGTCTGCAGGAGCCACAGAGGGCTCCACAGTACTGTTCACCTGCTGTATCACAGCCACAGACACTCGGTCAGAGATACAATC harbors:
- the LOC122865157 gene encoding protein AMBP-like isoform X3 — encoded protein: MEQAMILVCVLVLQGVPVQGDFDQQVNSTVEPSVAPADVENPTVDTTLFSRTEVCDAAPEIGPCKVFVERYFYNSSSMSCKVFIYGGCRGNLNNFKNETECMQRCHTEGTGQTGQTGQQVNSTVEPSVAPADVENPTVDTTLFSRIEEWLPK
- the LOC122865157 gene encoding kunitz-type serine protease inhibitor bitisilin-3-like isoform X2, whose protein sequence is MEQAMILVCVLVLQGVPVQGDFDQQVNSTVEPSVAPADVENPTVDTTLFSRTEVCDAAPEIGPCKVFVERYFYNSSSMSCKVFIYGGCRGNLNNFKNETECMQRCHTEGTGQTGQTGQQVNSTVEPSVAPADVENPTVDTTLFSRIEICKVQPKTGPCKARFKRYFYNSSSNSCKVFIYGGCRGNLNNFQSETECMQRCHTEEWLPK
- the LOC122865157 gene encoding kunitz-type serine protease inhibitor bitisilin-3-like isoform X1 — encoded protein: MEQAMILVCVLVLQGVPVQGDFDQQVNSTVEPSVAPADVENPTVDTTLFSRTEVCDAAPEIGPCKVFVERYFYNSSSMSCKVFIYGGCRGNLNNFKNETECMQRCHTEGTGQTGQTGQQVNSTVEPSVAPADVENPTVDTTLFSRIEICKVQPKTGPCKARFKRYFYNSSSNSCKVFIYGGCRGNLNNFQSETECMQRCHTEEEWLPK